The following proteins are encoded in a genomic region of Streptomyces gobiensis:
- a CDS encoding AMP-dependent synthetase/ligase yields MTDTQSMIENRPPSVATLFLERIEATPAGEAYRYPVPPATGEGPDEWKSYSWAEAAERVFAIAAGLMDLGVQPEQRVAIASNTRVDWILSDLGILCAGAATTTVYPSTNAEETAYILADSESQVVIAEDTTQLAKVRERRAELPNLKHVVLIDAEGEGRTDLADPEGWVLSLDELMQRGSAYLEKHPNCVKDSVASLQPDQLATLIYTSGTTGKPKGVRLPHDCWSYMAKAIVQAGLVASEDVQYLWLPLAHVFGKVLTAAQIEAGHVTAVDGRIDKIIENLPVVQPTYMAAVPRIFEKVYNGVATKARAAGGAKYKIFKWAAEVAREYGRVTQENLRRTGTASAPSGLKFKHAIADKLVYTKLRDAFGGRLRAAVSGSAALAPDIGYFFSGAGIHILEGYGLTESSAASFVNPGEAYRTGTVGKPLPGCEVRIADDGEILLRGPGIMQGYHGLPEKTAEVLEPDGWLHTGDIGELSDDGYLRITDRKKDMFKTSGGKYVAPAEVEGQFKAVCPYVSSIMVHGADRNFCTALIALDEVAIMGWAEEHGLDGKSYAEVVGSEQVRELISGYVDRLNEGLQRWQTIKQFRILPRDLDVEHGELTPSLKLKRPVVEREFGHLLEEMYEGSREA; encoded by the coding sequence GTGACCGACACGCAATCAATGATCGAAAACCGGCCGCCCTCCGTGGCGACGCTCTTCCTGGAGCGGATCGAAGCCACCCCGGCCGGAGAGGCGTACCGTTACCCCGTGCCCCCCGCCACCGGTGAGGGACCGGACGAGTGGAAATCGTACAGCTGGGCTGAGGCGGCAGAGCGGGTTTTCGCCATTGCCGCCGGACTGATGGATCTGGGCGTGCAGCCCGAGCAGCGGGTCGCGATCGCCTCCAACACCCGGGTCGACTGGATCCTCTCCGACCTGGGCATCCTCTGCGCGGGAGCGGCCACCACCACCGTCTACCCCAGCACCAACGCCGAGGAGACGGCGTACATCCTCGCTGACTCCGAGAGCCAAGTGGTGATCGCCGAGGACACCACTCAGCTCGCCAAGGTGCGGGAACGCCGTGCCGAGCTGCCCAATCTCAAGCATGTCGTGCTGATCGACGCTGAGGGGGAGGGCCGTACGGACCTCGCTGACCCGGAGGGCTGGGTGCTCAGCTTGGACGAGCTGATGCAGCGCGGCTCGGCGTATCTGGAGAAGCACCCCAACTGTGTCAAGGACAGCGTCGCCTCACTCCAGCCCGACCAGCTGGCGACTCTCATCTACACCTCGGGCACCACCGGTAAACCCAAGGGCGTGCGGCTGCCGCATGACTGCTGGTCGTACATGGCCAAGGCGATCGTCCAGGCAGGGCTTGTGGCCAGCGAAGATGTGCAGTACCTGTGGCTTCCGCTGGCGCATGTCTTCGGCAAGGTACTGACCGCCGCTCAGATCGAAGCCGGTCATGTCACGGCCGTCGACGGCCGTATCGACAAGATCATTGAGAATCTGCCCGTTGTCCAGCCGACCTATATGGCCGCGGTGCCACGCATCTTCGAGAAGGTCTACAACGGAGTCGCCACCAAGGCGCGGGCGGCCGGGGGCGCCAAGTACAAGATCTTCAAGTGGGCGGCGGAAGTTGCCCGGGAGTACGGCAGGGTCACCCAGGAGAACCTTCGCCGCACGGGTACCGCTTCCGCGCCGAGTGGACTCAAGTTCAAGCACGCCATCGCTGACAAGCTCGTCTACACCAAGCTGCGGGACGCCTTCGGCGGCAGACTGCGTGCCGCCGTCTCCGGCTCGGCCGCGCTCGCTCCGGACATCGGCTACTTCTTCTCCGGCGCCGGCATCCACATCCTGGAGGGCTACGGCCTCACCGAGTCCAGCGCCGCCAGCTTCGTCAACCCCGGCGAGGCCTACCGCACCGGCACCGTGGGCAAGCCGCTGCCCGGCTGCGAGGTCCGGATCGCCGACGACGGCGAGATCCTGCTGCGTGGCCCGGGCATCATGCAGGGCTACCACGGGCTGCCGGAGAAGACCGCCGAGGTCCTGGAGCCCGACGGCTGGCTCCACACCGGCGATATCGGTGAGCTGTCCGACGACGGCTATCTGCGGATCACTGATCGCAAGAAGGACATGTTCAAGACCTCCGGCGGTAAGTACGTCGCCCCGGCCGAGGTCGAGGGGCAGTTCAAGGCGGTGTGTCCGTACGTCTCCAGCATCATGGTGCACGGCGCCGACCGTAACTTCTGCACCGCGCTGATCGCCCTCGACGAGGTGGCCATCATGGGCTGGGCGGAGGAGCACGGTCTGGACGGCAAGAGCTATGCGGAGGTCGTCGGCTCGGAACAGGTGCGCGAGCTGATCAGCGGCTATGTGGATCGGCTCAATGAGGGGCTGCAGCGCTGGCAGACGATCAAGCAGTTCCGGATCCTGCCGCGTGATCTCGATGTCGAGCATGGTGAGCTCACGCCGAGCCTGAAGCTTAAGCGGCCGGTGGTGGAGCGGGAGTTCGGCCATCTGCTGGAGGAGATGTACGAGGGCTCCCGCGAGGCGTAA
- the holA gene encoding DNA polymerase III subunit delta, with translation MLDAMPPKTKKSPSEDLLAPLTLAVGQEDLLLDRAVRQVIDAARAADADTDVRDLAPGELQPGTLAELTSPSLFAERKVVVIRQAQDLPADTVKDVKAYIAAPAEEITLVLVHAGGAKGKGLLDAARKAGAREVACAKMTKPADRLAFVRGEFRSVGRSATPEACQALVDAIGSDLRELASACAQLTADIEGTIDEVVVARYYTGRAEASSFAVADRAVEGRAAEALETLRWALATGVAPVLVTSALAQGVRAIGKLASAPGGMRPGDLARELGMPPWKIDRVRQQMRGWSADGVAVALRAVAEADAAIKGGGYDPAYALEKAVVTISRAARSR, from the coding sequence ATGCTGGACGCGATGCCCCCGAAGACCAAGAAGTCCCCGTCCGAGGACCTGCTCGCGCCCCTGACGCTCGCCGTCGGCCAGGAGGATCTGCTCCTTGACCGTGCCGTGCGGCAAGTGATCGATGCCGCCCGCGCCGCCGACGCGGACACCGATGTACGGGACCTCGCGCCCGGCGAGCTTCAGCCCGGCACGCTCGCCGAGCTGACCAGTCCTTCGCTCTTCGCCGAGCGCAAGGTCGTCGTCATACGGCAGGCGCAGGATCTGCCCGCGGATACGGTCAAGGACGTCAAGGCGTATATCGCCGCCCCCGCCGAGGAGATCACCCTGGTGCTGGTGCACGCCGGGGGCGCCAAGGGCAAGGGGCTGCTGGACGCCGCCCGCAAGGCGGGCGCCCGGGAGGTCGCCTGCGCCAAGATGACCAAGCCCGCCGACCGGCTGGCGTTTGTACGGGGTGAGTTCCGTTCGGTGGGCCGCTCGGCCACCCCGGAGGCCTGCCAGGCCCTGGTCGACGCCATAGGCAGCGATCTGCGCGAGCTGGCCTCGGCCTGTGCGCAGCTCACCGCGGATATCGAGGGCACCATCGACGAGGTGGTCGTCGCCCGTTACTACACGGGCCGCGCCGAGGCATCCAGCTTCGCCGTCGCGGACCGGGCCGTTGAGGGCCGGGCCGCTGAGGCGCTGGAGACCCTGCGCTGGGCGCTGGCCACCGGGGTGGCCCCGGTTCTGGTCACCAGCGCCCTGGCCCAGGGCGTGCGGGCCATCGGCAAGCTGGCCTCCGCGCCCGGCGGAATGCGTCCGGGCGATCTCGCCCGGGAGCTGGGTATGCCCCCGTGGAAGATCGACCGGGTCCGGCAGCAGATGCGGGGCTGGTCCGCGGATGGCGTGGCCGTGGCATTGCGTGCCGTGGCGGAGGCCGACGCGGCGATCAAGGGCGGCGGATACGACCCGGCGTATGCCCTGGAGAAGGCGGTGGTCACCATCTCCCGGGCCGCTCGCTCCCGCTGA
- a CDS encoding glutamate-5-semialdehyde dehydrogenase produces the protein MSRALQPTPVLDTARRAKQAATILAPLPRTARDEALLAIADALVTRTGEIVAANSEDIAKARAAGTPEAIIDRLTLNPERIAAIAADVRDVVALPDPVGEVVRGSTLPNGLELRQVRVPLGVVGIIYEARPNVTVDAAALCLKSGNAVLLRGSSSAYASNTALVTVLRDAVAAVGLPADAVQLVPGESRDSVTELMTARGLVDVLIPRGGASLIKTVVEGSTVPVIETGTGNCHVYVDEHADLDMAVDILVNAKAQRPSVCNAAETVLVHAGIADAFLPRALAALTEAGVTVHGDETWQKASDAVVPATDEDWATEYLSYDIAAAVVPDLDTAVAHIRRWTSGHTEAIITRDTAAARQFVSLVDSTAVMVNASTRFTDGSQFGFGAEIGISTQKLHARGPMGLPELTSTKYVVTGDGHVRD, from the coding sequence ATGAGCCGCGCACTCCAGCCCACCCCCGTCCTCGACACCGCCCGCCGCGCCAAGCAGGCCGCCACCATACTCGCCCCGCTGCCCCGCACCGCCCGGGACGAGGCGCTGCTCGCGATCGCCGACGCGCTGGTGACCCGTACGGGCGAGATCGTCGCCGCCAACAGCGAGGACATCGCCAAGGCCCGCGCCGCCGGCACCCCCGAGGCGATCATCGACCGGCTCACCCTGAACCCCGAGCGGATCGCGGCCATCGCCGCCGATGTCCGCGATGTGGTGGCCCTGCCCGACCCGGTCGGGGAGGTGGTACGCGGCTCGACCCTCCCCAACGGTCTGGAGCTCCGCCAGGTCCGGGTCCCGCTCGGTGTCGTCGGCATCATCTATGAGGCCCGCCCCAACGTCACCGTGGACGCCGCCGCGCTCTGCCTGAAGTCCGGCAACGCCGTACTGCTGCGCGGCTCGTCGTCCGCGTATGCCTCGAACACGGCCCTGGTCACCGTCCTCCGGGACGCGGTAGCCGCCGTGGGGCTGCCCGCCGACGCTGTACAGCTCGTCCCCGGGGAGAGCCGGGACAGCGTCACCGAGCTGATGACCGCCCGCGGTCTGGTGGATGTGCTGATCCCGCGCGGCGGCGCCTCGCTCATCAAGACGGTCGTCGAGGGCTCCACCGTCCCGGTCATCGAGACCGGCACCGGCAACTGCCATGTCTACGTCGATGAGCATGCCGATCTCGATATGGCGGTGGACATCCTGGTCAACGCCAAGGCCCAGCGCCCCAGCGTCTGCAACGCCGCCGAGACCGTCCTGGTGCACGCCGGGATCGCGGACGCCTTCCTGCCCCGCGCGCTGGCGGCGCTGACCGAGGCCGGGGTGACCGTGCACGGCGATGAGACATGGCAGAAAGCCAGCGACGCGGTGGTGCCCGCGACCGATGAGGACTGGGCCACCGAGTACCTCTCGTATGACATCGCCGCCGCCGTGGTGCCCGATCTGGACACCGCTGTCGCCCATATCCGGCGCTGGACCTCCGGACACACCGAGGCGATCATCACCCGGGACACGGCGGCCGCCCGCCAGTTCGTCTCCCTGGTGGACTCGACCGCGGTCATGGTCAATGCCTCCACCCGTTTCACCGACGGCAGTCAGTTCGGCTTCGGCGCGGAGATCGGCATCTCGACACAGAAGCTGCACGCGCGCGGACCGATGGGGCTGCCGGAGCTGACCTCGACCAAATATGTGGTCACCGGTGATGGGCACGTGCGCGACTGA
- the rpsT gene encoding 30S ribosomal protein S20, whose translation MANIKSQIKRIKTNEKARQRNKAVKSELKTAIRRVREAVASGEAEKATEAARTASRKLDKAVSKGVLHKNNAANKKSALAQQVASLQK comes from the coding sequence GTGGCGAACATCAAGTCCCAGATCAAGCGGATCAAGACCAACGAGAAGGCCCGCCAGCGCAACAAGGCGGTCAAGTCCGAGCTCAAGACCGCGATCCGCCGGGTGCGCGAGGCCGTTGCTTCCGGTGAGGCCGAGAAGGCCACCGAGGCCGCTCGTACCGCGTCCCGCAAGCTCGACAAGGCCGTCAGCAAGGGCGTGCTGCACAAGAACAACGCCGCCAACAAGAAGTCGGCGCTGGCCCAGCAGGTCGCCTCGCTTCAGAAGTGA
- the lepA gene encoding translation elongation factor 4: MPATPSNVPEPSRTDPALIRNFCIIAHIDHGKSTLADRMLQLTGVVEQRQMRAQYLDRMDIERERGITIKSQAVRMPWSPTQGEDEGSPHILNMIDTPGHVDFTYEVSRSLAACEGCILLVDAAQGIEAQTLANLYLAMENDLTIIPVLNKIDLPAAQPEKFAAELAHLIGCAPEDVLKVSAKTGEGVEELLDEVVKLVPAPVGVKDAPARAMIFDSVYDSYRGVVTYVKVVDGQLNRRERIRMMSTNATHELLEIGTNSPEMTPADGLSVGEVGYLITGVKDVRQSKVGDTITQQHKGATQALAGYKDPKPMVFSGLYPLDGSDYPELRDALDKLQLNDAALVYEPETSAALGFGFRVGFLGLLHLEVIRERLEREFGLDLIATAPNVIYRVDMEDGTEHVVTNPSEFPTGKIDKVHEPMVRATLLAPSEFVGAIMELCQSRRGNLQGMDYLSEDRVELRYTLPLAEIVFDFFDALKSKTRGYASLDYEPTGEQSADLVKVDILLHGDKVDAFSAIVHKDKAYAYGVRMATKLRELIPRQHFEVPIQAAIGARVIARETVRAIRKDVLAKCYGGDISRKRKLLEKQKEGKKRMKVVGRVEVPQEAFIAALSTDDSGGEAKSKK, translated from the coding sequence GTGCCCGCGACCCCTTCGAACGTGCCGGAGCCGAGCCGTACCGACCCGGCGCTGATTCGCAACTTCTGCATCATCGCGCACATCGACCACGGCAAGTCGACGCTTGCCGACCGGATGCTCCAGCTCACCGGCGTCGTCGAGCAGCGACAGATGCGCGCCCAGTATCTCGACCGTATGGACATCGAGCGTGAGCGCGGCATCACGATCAAGTCCCAGGCGGTGCGGATGCCCTGGTCGCCCACGCAGGGCGAGGACGAGGGCAGCCCGCACATCCTCAATATGATCGACACCCCGGGCCACGTTGACTTCACCTATGAGGTCTCCCGCTCCCTCGCCGCGTGCGAGGGCTGCATTCTGCTGGTGGACGCGGCCCAGGGCATTGAGGCACAGACCCTCGCCAACCTCTATCTGGCGATGGAGAACGACCTCACGATCATCCCGGTCCTCAACAAGATCGACCTCCCGGCCGCCCAGCCCGAGAAGTTCGCCGCTGAGCTGGCGCACCTCATCGGCTGTGCGCCGGAGGATGTGCTGAAGGTCTCCGCCAAGACGGGCGAGGGTGTCGAAGAGCTGCTGGACGAGGTCGTCAAGCTCGTCCCGGCCCCGGTCGGTGTCAAGGACGCCCCCGCCCGTGCGATGATCTTCGACTCGGTCTATGACTCCTACCGGGGCGTGGTGACCTATGTGAAGGTCGTCGACGGTCAGCTCAACCGGCGCGAGCGCATCAGGATGATGTCCACCAACGCCACCCATGAGCTGCTGGAGATCGGCACGAACTCGCCCGAGATGACCCCTGCGGACGGGCTCAGCGTCGGCGAGGTGGGCTATCTGATCACTGGTGTGAAGGATGTCCGCCAGTCCAAGGTCGGCGACACCATCACCCAGCAGCACAAGGGCGCCACCCAGGCGCTGGCCGGTTACAAGGACCCCAAGCCGATGGTCTTCTCCGGCCTCTATCCGCTGGACGGCTCCGACTACCCGGAGCTGCGCGACGCCCTGGACAAGCTCCAGCTCAATGACGCCGCGCTGGTCTACGAGCCGGAGACCTCGGCCGCCCTTGGCTTCGGCTTCCGCGTCGGCTTCCTCGGGCTGCTCCACCTTGAGGTGATCCGGGAGCGGCTGGAGCGCGAGTTCGGGCTTGATCTGATCGCTACCGCGCCCAATGTGATCTACCGGGTGGACATGGAGGACGGCACCGAGCATGTCGTCACCAACCCCAGCGAGTTCCCCACCGGCAAGATTGACAAGGTCCATGAGCCGATGGTCCGCGCGACGCTGCTGGCCCCCAGCGAGTTCGTCGGCGCGATCATGGAGCTGTGCCAGTCCCGCCGTGGCAACCTCCAGGGCATGGACTACCTCTCCGAGGACCGGGTGGAGCTGCGCTACACCCTGCCGCTCGCCGAGATCGTCTTCGACTTCTTCGACGCCCTCAAGTCCAAGACCCGTGGCTACGCCTCGCTCGACTACGAGCCCACCGGCGAGCAGTCCGCAGACCTGGTCAAGGTCGACATCCTGCTGCACGGCGACAAGGTGGACGCGTTCTCCGCGATCGTCCACAAGGACAAGGCGTACGCGTACGGGGTCCGCATGGCCACGAAGCTGCGTGAGCTCATTCCGCGGCAGCACTTCGAGGTGCCGATCCAGGCCGCCATCGGCGCCCGGGTCATCGCCCGGGAGACCGTCCGCGCGATCCGCAAGGACGTTCTCGCCAAGTGCTACGGCGGTGACATCTCCCGTAAGCGGAAGCTGCTGGAGAAGCAGAAGGAAGGCAAGAAGCGGATGAAGGTCGTGGGCCGGGTGGAGGTCCCCCAGGAAGCCTTCATCGCTGCTCTCTCCACCGATGACAGCGGCGGCGAGGCCAAGTCCAAGAAATAA